A stretch of Mobula birostris isolate sMobBir1 chromosome 2, sMobBir1.hap1, whole genome shotgun sequence DNA encodes these proteins:
- the irx7 gene encoding iroquois homeobox 7, translated as MAVPQLGYGDVVTAGKGSAMTGLQAVFVERRAAMLGSPGAALSLGVPPPLHALLARHPGTYPIPHGYSLQPYPDLRHLPHLASHYDLKASSVYSQASFTPAGALYSPYRPLAHGDAGRVKNATRESTSTLKAWLNEHLKNPYPTKGEKIMLAIVTKMTLTQVSTWFANARRRLKKENKMTWVPKTKSDEEDSESDDEDDKKEDLNKGKDGKPCKGGLEPSSTGCENRALGKGATDCNKDGDNGLRPTNLEPTEMRKSELSATEEEVGAKVSVSTRPREDAATLKPKIWSLAETATSDHGKGHRLAVSSDQPVPPAAVGHYRIWAGACFAEGQLLLNNHCRRESERELVGPDQ; from the exons ATGGCAGTGCCTCAGCTGGGATACGGAGACGTGGTCACGGCCGGCAAGGGGTCGGCGATGACCGGTCTGCAGGCGGTGTTTGTGGAGAGGCGGGCGGCGATGCTGGGCTCGCCCGGAGCCGCGCTCAGTCTGGGGGTCCCCCCGCCTCTCCACGCTCTCCTAGCTCGCCACCCCGGCACCTATCCCATTCCACACGGATACAGCCTGCAGCCGTATCCCGATCTCAGGCATCTCCCTCATCTG GCTTCACACTACGATTTGAAGGCAAGCAGCGTCTATTCCCAGGCCAGTTTTACTCCGGCCGGCGCTCTGTACTCTCCCTACCGGCCGCTGGCGCACGGGGACGCGGGGCGAGTCAAGAACGCCACCCGAGAGAGCACCAGTACCCTGAAGGCGTGGCTCAACGAGCACCTGAAGAATCCGTACCCAACCAAAGGGGAAAAAATCATGCTGGCCATCGTCACCAAGATGACCCTGACCCAGGTCTCCACCTGGTTCGCCAACGCCAGGAGGCGACTAAAGAAGGAGAATAAAATGACGTGGGTGCCCAAAACCAAATCGGACGAGGAGGATAGCGAGAGCGACGACGAAGATGATAAGAAAGAGGATTTGAACAAGGGAAAGGATGGGAAACCATGTAAAGGTGGACTGGAGCCATCTTCCACTGGTTGTGAAAACAGGGCGCTGGGCAAGGGTGCCACAGACTGCAACAAGGACGGAGATAACGGGTTGAGACCAACAAACTTGGAGCCAACTGAGATGAGGAAATCGGAATTGAGCGCAACTGAGGAGGAAGTCGGTGCAAAGGTATCGGTCAGCACTAGACCCAGAGAGGACGCTGCAACTCTCAAACCCAAGATATGGTCTCTTGCGGAAACTGCTACTTCAGACCATGGGAAAGGTCATCGGCTCGCTGTAAGCAGCGACCAGCCGGTGCCTCCGGCCGCCGTCGGTCACTATAGGATCTGGGCTGGCGCCTGCTTTGCTGAGGGGCAGCTCTTGCTAAACAACCATTGCAGGAGGGAGTCTGAGAGAGAACTTGTAGGTCCTGACCAATGA